A single genomic interval of Pseudorca crassidens isolate mPseCra1 chromosome 19, mPseCra1.hap1, whole genome shotgun sequence harbors:
- the ZNF830 gene encoding zinc finger protein 830, with protein sequence MASSASARPEAGKRVVNQDELRRLMKEKQRLSTNRKRIESPFAKYNRLGQLSCALCNTPVKSELLWQTHVLGKQHREKVAELKGAKEAAQGPSASAVPQSASTVPQSAKRKAPDAESQDAKRAKASLVSQVQPSTSALPTNFDKAGKESTRATLSKASGLGLLPDYEDEEEEEEKEEGGGGEGKRGDVCKHPANAQGKEHSVSSAREATGSRLPSDFSDTNPPKAPLIPHSGSIEKAEIHEKVVERRENTAEALPEGFFDDPEIDARVRKVDAPKDQMDKEWDEFQKAMRQVNTISEAIVAEEDEEGRLDRQIGEIDEQIECYRRVEKLRNRQDEIKNKLKEVLTIKELQKKEEENVDSDDEVELQDLLSQDWRVKGTLL encoded by the coding sequence ATGGCGTCTTCTGCCTCCGCTCGGCCTGAGGCGGGGAAACGAGTGGTTAATCAGGACGAACTGCGGCGGTTGATGAAGGAGAAGCAGCGTCTGAGCACCAACCGTAAACGGATAGAATCTCCATTCGCGAAGTACAACCGCTTGGGGCAGCTGAGTTGTGCCCTGTGTAACACCCCGGTTAAGAGCGAGCTCCTGTGGCAGACTCACGTCCTGGGAAAGCAGCACCGAGAGAAAGTGGCCGAGCTGAAAGGCGCGAAGGAAGCCGCCCAGGGACCGTCCGCCAGCGCAGTGCCTCAGTCCGCCAGCACAGTGCCTCAGTCCGCCAAGAGGAAGGCGCCGGACGCAGAGAGCCAAGATGCCAAAAGAGCGAAGGCCTCCCTGGTGTCTCAAGTACAGCCCTCCACTTCCGCTTTGCCCACCAACTTTGACAAAGCCGGAAAGGAGTCCACTAGGGCGACCCTCAGTAAGGCTTCGGGACTCGGTTTACTCCCTGATTATGaagatgaggaagaggaggaggagaaagaggagggaggaggaggagaagggaaaaggggGGATGTCTGTAAGCATCCGGCCAACGCACAGGGCAAGGAACACTCAGTTTCCTCCGCGCGGGAGGCAACCGGTAGTAGGCTGCCAAGCGATTTCTCGGACACAAATCCTCCCAAGGCCCCTTTAATTCCTCATTCAGGGTCAATTGAGaaagcagaaatacatgaaaaagtggtggaaaggagagaaaacaccGCGGAAGCATTACCGGAAGGGTTTTTTGACGACCCTGAGATAGATGCGAGGGTACGAAAGGTTGATGCCCCAAAGGATCAGATGGACAAAGAATGGGACGAATTTCAAAAAGCCATGAGACAGGTCAACACTATTTCCGAAGCCATAGTTGCCGAAGAGGATGAGGAGGGACGCTTGGACCGGCAGATTGGGGAGATCGATGAGCAGATAGAGTGTTACCGTCGGGTGGAAAAGCTGCGGAATCGCCAGGATGAGATAAAAAATAAGCTTAAAGAGGTTCTGACCATAAAAGAACtgcagaaaaaggaagaggagaatgtTGACAGCGATGATGAGGTAGAACTACAGGATTTGTTGTCTCAGGATTGGAGGGTGAAAGGAACTTTGTTATAG